In Cyprinus carpio isolate SPL01 chromosome A1, ASM1834038v1, whole genome shotgun sequence, the following proteins share a genomic window:
- the gprc5bb gene encoding G protein-coupled receptor, class C, group 5, member Bb: MALRPTLIFILFLIGCCALEDPPKVKAPPPPHGCGATVDPPYRVLCDLESVWGVVLEAIACAGTISALILAVILLAKLKTVTEPEKRCGVGPLLLLLAGTMGLFSLSLVFLVGRGEVLCMVRRGLWGALFAMCFSCLLVQGVRLKKLAGGRRSPAGSSLAGLAFALTMVQGIIAGEWLLLTVVREGHAACNYLPLDFVLVCSYALALLLAASMLSLAVVLCGGSNREESSRKSMKWRCNAVWLFLTCLSSLLLWVAWLGLYLYGDAALTTVAKDWDEPALAVALVTEGWVLLLFHAIPETHLCLRPSSQRNADTGQNYYDTPQPPTAQSYHDDERPTNPRAPFAESQAYTVEEHSAVLQTGGYHNGLIRPTVPFRSHVYQPTEMALLMNSGPIPTAPPNFTGRHLW; encoded by the exons ATGGCTCTAAGGCCCACCCTCATCTTCATTCtctttctgattggctgctgcgcTCTTGAGGACCCGCCCAAGGTTAAAGCCCCACCCCCTCCTCATGGATGTGGTGCTACAGTGGACCCGCCCTACAGAGTTTTGTGCGATCTGGAGTCGGTGTGGGGCGTGGTGCTGGAGGCCATAGCGTGCGCCGGTACCATATCTGCTTTGATTCTAGCCGTGATTCTTTTAGCCAAGCTGAAAACGGTAACGGAACCGGAGAAGCGATGTGGCGTCggtcccctcctcctcctgttggccGGAACGATGGGTCTCTTCAGCCTATCGCTGGTGTTCTTGGTGGGGCGTGGCGAGGTGCTCTGCATGGTGCGCCGTGGGCTGTGGGGGGCGCTGTTTGCGATGTGTTTCTCCTGTCTGCTGGTGCAGGGTGTGCGACTGAAGAAGCTGGCCGGAGGGAGGCGGAGCCCAGCGGGCAGCTCTCTCGCCGGATTGGCTTTTGCACTCACTATGGTTCAAGGCATCATTGCTGGAGAATGGCTGCTGCTTACGGTGGTCCGTGAGGGACATGCAGCCTGCAATTACCTGCCTCTAGACTTTGTGTTGGTGTGTAGCTATGCTCTAGCGTTGTTGCTAGCGGCCAGCATGTTGTCGTTGGCTGTGGTGTTGTGTGGAGGAAGCAACAGAGAGGAGTCGAGCAGGAAGAGTATGAAGTGGAGGTGCAACGCTGTCTGGCTTTTCCTCACTTGTCTGTCCTCGCTTCTCCTCTGGGTCGCCTGGCTCGGTCTGTATCTCTACGGTGATGCCGCCCTCACAACCGTAGCAAAGGATTGGGATGAGCCAGCATTAGCGGTTGCTTTGGTGACCGAGGGTTGGGTGCTGCTGTTATTTCACGCTATCCCAGAAACGCACCTGTGCTTGCGTCCGTCCAGTCAGAGGAATGCAGACACCGGGCAGAACTACTACGACACCCCTCAGCCGCCAACGGCACAAAGTTACCATGACGACGAGCGGCCGACCAATCCCAGAGCTCCGTTCGCAGAGAGTCAGGCGTACACTGTAGAGGAGCACAGTGCAG TTCTGCAGACAGGAGGTTATCATAACGGATTGATACGTCCCACTGTGCCGTTCCGGAGTCACGTTTACCAGCCC